The Ziziphus jujuba cultivar Dongzao chromosome 1, ASM3175591v1 genome segment ATGAGGTAGCTTTatgcatatatttaaaaaacatttcaaaaggaaaacaatTTGGATGCAATAGTATGTTAGGCAATGTGTGTAATGccatttccaattttgcatggatttcttatttgttatttaaaaatttgagcAGGTTGAGAAAGCTCATGATGCTGATCTTCACTGTGTTGATTGGAACCATCATGATGTCAATTTCATTCTAACAGGGTATGCCAAATTATTGTTTCCTTGATGTATCTTTTATGCACTTACCACTGCTGATCCTAATAATTATTGGTGTTGGTTTGATATTTACTGTTTCTCCATTTATTTCGatgatttattttcttcatttcacTTTCCCTTTAAATCAGATCTGCTGATAATACTGTTCGCATGTTTGACCGCCGAAATCTCACTTCCGGGGGAATTGGAGCACCCATTCATAAATTTGAGGGTCACAATGCAGCTGTCCTCTGCGTACAGGTGTGATAAAGATTATTGCCTATGCCTTTTTTGTTACCtacttttgtaattattttctagACTAGAAACAGGACTCTTTGTTTTGTTGTTaaaccataacaaattttacataatttggtTTCAGTGGTCTCCAGACAAGTCTTCTGTCTTTGGAAGCTCTGCTGAGGATGGCATTATAAACATCTGGGATCATGAGAAGGTTTGATGCTACTAATTTCTCTCCATAATGGTTTTGTTGTccctctgtctctgtctctgtctctgtctctctccaATCATGAAAGTTGAAACGATGAGAAATTTATGTTTATCTGAAGTAAAAGTGTCAATAATTCTATAGGGAAACTGTTGGAGATCATGTAAATGACCGTAAATAAGGGGGGTTCTTATCCCTAATATATTGTTGAAGTCATTGTAGTACTAGAATACCATTTTTCCTTATTTAACTAAGGAGGTAACTATTTGTATGGTTAAGTCATTGTAGTAATAGAATACCatttttccttatttaattaAGGAGGTAAACTATATGTATGGTTTAGCGACTATCTGACAATGTCCAACTTTCTACATGGGTCGGACACTGTTTTTGTCTAAAGACTGACATAATGTTCTGGAATTTGGTCTGTCTCATTTGTCACCAGGAGGTCAGAAGTTATTTGTAAGTAATAATCTGGGACATAAAAGATGTTAAACAAACAAGTTTTTTAGATTGAATGAGGCAAAATAAAAGACAACTTATTATCATTCTCTTTCAGGTTGGTAAACAGCGAGACTCAAGGTTGCCAAATGCCCCGCCAGGTTTATTCTTCAAGCATGGTGGTCATAGGTTTGTATATCTGTTACATGAGTGCGAAACTATATATGTGTGCATGTTTTATCTGCAGTGTTGTGGTTAAATTTGATTTATGGAGTGGTTTACAGGGACAAGGTTGTTGATTTCCATTGGAACACATATGATCCATGGACCATTGTCAGTGTGTCCGATGATTGTGAGAGCACTGGAGGAGGCGGTACACTGCAGGTAGTataattgttttacttttatattgGCAGAAAACCTTATATATTACGACATAGATCAGGTTTTTGGTTTATGTTATAGAAGCTTAGTAAAGGATTGTTATGGTACGCAGATATGGCGGATTATTGATTTGATTCACAGGCCAGAGGAAGAGGTCCTGGAGGAGCTGGACAAGTTCAAATCTCACATTTTGAAATGCCCCTAGTCACTTTCGCAGTCactttctctctcactttcttcaAATGGATGTTCATTTTTCTCTTTGTAATGAAAAGATGCTGATAATCAAttccgtttttttttttaaatgaaaatactaATTATCATGAAACCAAATGAAAAAGAATGCAATATTTGCACTATTGGATCACTTTGAAGTTGAAAAACGTATTTTCGAAGACTAAAAATCTTTTAGTTTGTAGGATAAAAAGAGGCTCGTGAAAGACACCAAGGAGATAACAACAATAGaaagaaattataatataataatacataaGAGTAAATAGATTTGGATATTGAAAAATTTGTTAAGTTATTaatgtaaaagtaattttatttatattttaaacacaGCTTTAGATCCTattgtccaaaaataaaaaaatgaaataaaacataCAGATTTAGATCCTTACTATTTTTTTgtgtaaatataaaaatctaatttgttCAATTACCTACAACATTTTAACTCACCTGCCATAAAGCGTAAAGTATATTTGCAAGgctaatttcaatttcatgttcactttttttatttttttaaaggaaaatttaaaaaatgttttttagagaataaaagaaaaaaagacaaataattTTACGGAGTTCGATATGGATACGACAACATGATTCAATTTGGTTATccccttccttttttttaaataaataaaaaaaaagaaaaagaaaaaacaatagaGAAAGTAAAACAGTAGAAACTAcggaaattattaattattatttttaaaaaaacaagaaaaagaaaaataaaaaatctgaaaCGCGAAGGAAACCGATATACATAATTGCTTAAATCTGTAGAAAAGCTTTATGTTCCATCTCTATCTCTCCTACTCACTCTGAAAATcttcgaagaagaagaagaagaaggaagaagatggGTAGGATCTCGGGCCTCAcaaccatcaccaccaccaccaccaccaccctcTTCTTAACTACTCTCCTCCTCATCATCTCCTCCGTTCACTCCTTCTACCTCCCTGGTGTTGCTCCTCGCGATTTCCACACTGTACGTAACTCCATTTCCCACTCTTTTTCtcactttattttcttttcctttttctttttctttttctttttttaaccatGATTTTCGATGGAGATGCTGGTTCTTGCTTTCTAGCTCTTTTTTTCTGTGTGTTTTTGTGGTCTTGGTTCTTCGGTTCTCCTTGTCGTTGTTTTCATACGAACTGTGTTGGATCTGGGTTCTTCAGTTtgatctattttcttttatttcagaTCTTTAATGGGCTTGGTTTGGATGTGggtttccattttcattttgtaatttttgggtTTTAGAGAGTCTTGGATTCTGATAGTTCAAAATTTTGTGGTACTAAGGATAAGAATCTGTTCTGGTGCTTGTCTTTAATTGGGTCTGGATTGATGTGGGTGGTTTACTTTCTTGGCTATTTGTGGATCTTTAAGATTAATTATTCTTCTAATTTGAGGACTTGGTATGAAGCAGCTTCGGGACAAAGTTTTCTGTCTTTTATGATTGAAAGAGACTGTAAATGGGATAAATTcgagttttaaaatataaaaaaatatgaaatagtaGTTGACCAAAAGTATAAGCACGACATAGTATGACAATtagttgatatttaaattttctgAAGATGAAGGCTATGCATGGGCCATCTGATTATCTTTTATGGctcattttgcattattttctctttaattgaagatattgtatttttgcttttctttcatGTTTTCGTTTTTCAGTTTTCAAGTACTATGAATGATAATCGTTTCTGAGTGTAATGAAAAGAGAACAAAGTATTTCACAGCAGATCTTGATATCTGCTGTTTTTTAGATACTTTGAACTATAGGAGGTTTGAATAAGGCTGTTTTATGTTGGAACATCGATTAAAATGGGACGTGGCACTGGTGTTAAAATGTTGTATAAGGTCTCATTTGTTTCaagtttttattatcatttattgttATGGGTTTCACATTCTTTTTCCATCCTTTCATTATGATTGATGGTCAGTCaattagaaattataaaattagatttaagttTTGTAGATAAGAAGCTAGATGACTAGACATAATATTTGAAATGAAGTAATGGTACCCCAACTATCTGCTTTCACATTCTTTGTTGGGTGCCAATtgttatatttcataatttgcTACATGCATTGCAAATGGAATCAGTATTAATTAGTTCCGTATTTACCTGGAATGTTTTGCTTAGTTTCCATTTTATTACATAGCTTGTATAAGTCATCATTGTTTGTTTCACTGATGTCATTTTTCTGTATAGGGTGATTCACTGTTCGTCAAAGTGAACAAACTGTCATCTACAAAGACACAACTCCCATATGATTACTACTACTTAAAATATTGTAAGCCCAAAAAGATTGAGAACAATGCAGAAAATCTGGGGGAGGTTCTTCGAGGCGACCGCATTGAGAATTCTGTTTTCACTGTGAGTGTTATAATTCTTGTCCAATTGTAGCTGTGCttgtcaaaaagaaaatacttaTTTTAGTCAATTTGGCTAGTCCACCTTGTTTTGTTAATTAAGTTGATCAAATTTATTCATAGTTCAAAATGAGGGAGGAGCAATCATGCACAGTCGCTTGTCGACAAACTCTTAATGCTGAAGCTGCAAAAAATTTTAAGGAGAAAATTGATGATGAATATCGAGTAAACATGTAAGTGATGTTATCTTTTCATCTTTCTCACATGAATTTTTATTAAGGAAAAAATTGATGatgaattctttctttttttctgaccATGCCTAAGGCTTTTGCAGGTAATGATGTAATGCATAGTACTTCCTTTATGATGATAACTTTGCAATATTTGTCGTTTAGACTGACAGCTCTAGATTGGACTTGCAGGATTTTGGATAATCTGCCTGTTGCAGTTCTTAGACAAAGGAGAGATGGAAGTCCGTCAACAACTTATGAACATGGTTTCCGTGTTGGATTCAAAGGAAATTATCTTGGGGTATGCTGAAAAAGCAGTTTATACTGTAAAAGTGTTAGGTATTTGTGACAGCTCATGAGTTTATTTGCTTTacattttgtgtttatttgtttaacagaagaaagaagagaaatattttatcaacAATCACTTAAGCTTCCGAGTCATGTATCACAAAGATCCTGAGACAGATTCTGCTCGAATCGTGGGATTTGAGGTTACTCCAAACAGGTCTTCTACCTTTTTCTTCTGCTCTGTCTTTGCTGGATTAATGAAATATCTTAACCGCCCCTGTGAATTAAAATTGGAAACTCTTGTAAAAAGCATAAAACTAGAAGGCTTGTTATTGGTATTTAATAGTATATTTTATTCCTGGAGGATCCTTTCTCAACATAGGTAGAGTAAGCCTGGTCAGACCTTTCCCGATATTTTGTGGTAAGAATCCAGATTTTTTTAAGTAATGGAAGAAGCATGAACATGTTCTTTAAGAGTCCTCATTCCTAAGGAATCTTTTcagcattttttctttctagCTGCCTTTTACATTGCTTAGGTTTATGCTAAATGGTTATTCGCCCTGTTCTCTGAAATTTCCTGGACCCGACTGAATTTTATTGtgcaaaatatataagaaatctTTGTAATATAATCATTTTgagtaaaactaaaaataattccATTTTGTTCGTCTTATGTATTTGCTAAGTTTAAGTACTTGGGAATTTGTAGAAACCGTTGTGCTATCTGTTTGTTGTCAAATGATTAGCTTGATCAACTATATTCTTTCTTGCTATGTTCTCATTCAATTATTGGAAACAGCATCAATCATGAATATAAGGAGTGGGATGAGAAGAATCCTCAAGTGGTAACATGCAATAAAGACACCAAAAATTTACCGCCACGCAGTACTACTCCACAAGAAGTTGACACAGATAAGGagattatatttacatatgatGTTTCCTTTAAGGTACCCTACAATCCATAGCtacttcatttattttattttattttatttttttattttttctttttccccttgtTTATGTTCTTATAGCACCTTTCTTCCTTTCTCCCTAGGAAAGTCAAATCAAATGGGCATCTCGTTGGGACACATACCTCCTCATGAATGATGATCAGATCCACTGGTTTTCCATTATAAACTCTTTGATGATTGTTCTCTTCCTTTCCGGCATGGTGGCTATGATCATGATGAGAACTCTGTACAAAGATATTTCCAATTACAACCAGTTAGAAACCCAAGATGAGGCTCAGGAAGAAACTGGATGGAAACTTGTTCATGGAGATGTTTTTAGACCACCAATCAATTCCGGTTTACTTTGTGTCTATGTTGGCACAGGTGTTCAGATCTTTGGAATGACACTTGTGACAATGATATTTGCTTTGCTGGGATTCTTGTCTCCTTCCAATCGAGGTGGCCTAATGACTGCAATGGTTCTCTTATGGgttttcatgggcatatttgcCGGTTACTCTTCTGCAAGATTGCACAAAATGTTCAAGGGCACAGAGTGGAAGATGACTACATTAAAAACTGCATTTATGTTTCCGGGTATTCTTTTTGCAGTCTTCTTTGTACTGAATGCTCTAATTTGGGGGGAGCAATCATCTGGGGCAGTGCCCTTTGGCACAATGTTTGCTCTTGTCTGCTTATGGTTTGGAATATCAGTGCCCCTCGTCTTTGTGGGTAGTTATCTCGGTTTTAAAAAGCCTGCCATTGATGACCCTGTAAAGACCAACAAAATCCCCCGTCAAATTCCAGAGCAGGCATGGTACATGAAACCGGTCTTCTCAATACTCATTGGAGGCATTCTACCATTTGGGGCTGTGTTTATTGAGCTCTTCTTCATATTGACATCAATATGGCTGAACCAGTTCTACTACATCTTTGGCTTCCTTTTCATCGTGTTTGTTATCCTTTTAATCACTTGTGCAGA includes the following:
- the LOC107403939 gene encoding transmembrane 9 superfamily member 7, whose product is MGRISGLTTITTTTTTTLFLTTLLLIISSVHSFYLPGVAPRDFHTGDSLFVKVNKLSSTKTQLPYDYYYLKYCKPKKIENNAENLGEVLRGDRIENSVFTFKMREEQSCTVACRQTLNAEAAKNFKEKIDDEYRVNMILDNLPVAVLRQRRDGSPSTTYEHGFRVGFKGNYLGKKEEKYFINNHLSFRVMYHKDPETDSARIVGFEVTPNSINHEYKEWDEKNPQVVTCNKDTKNLPPRSTTPQEVDTDKEIIFTYDVSFKESQIKWASRWDTYLLMNDDQIHWFSIINSLMIVLFLSGMVAMIMMRTLYKDISNYNQLETQDEAQEETGWKLVHGDVFRPPINSGLLCVYVGTGVQIFGMTLVTMIFALLGFLSPSNRGGLMTAMVLLWVFMGIFAGYSSARLHKMFKGTEWKMTTLKTAFMFPGILFAVFFVLNALIWGEQSSGAVPFGTMFALVCLWFGISVPLVFVGSYLGFKKPAIDDPVKTNKIPRQIPEQAWYMKPVFSILIGGILPFGAVFIELFFILTSIWLNQFYYIFGFLFIVFVILLITCAEITIVLCYFQLCSEDYYWWWRSYLTAGSSALYLFLYSVFYFFTKLEITKFVSGILYFGYMIIVSYAFFVLTGTIGFYACFWFARKIYSSVKID